A region from the Malus domestica chromosome 07, GDT2T_hap1 genome encodes:
- the LOC103420567 gene encoding uncharacterized protein isoform X2 — MFKRITFILLVGLLAWAYQATRPPPPNICGSPGGPPVTSPRIRLRDGRFLAYKEHGVPKQVAKYKIIFVHPFFSSRHDPIIATAVSPEVIEDLGVYIVSFDRPGYGESDPDPKRTTKSLALDMEELGDQLELGSKFYMIGYSMGGQVIWKCLQYIPHRLAGAALIAPVINYWWPGLPANLSSYAYKKQAPQDQWALRAAHYIPWLTYWWNTQKFFPKHRVMLSRQDWEAIKNAKVSGREKHKEHATQQGEAESIFRDMVVGFGSWEFDPMDLQNPFASNEGSVHLWQGDEDKLVPVELQRYIAEKLPWIHYHEVPGGGHLLPAPDGMSEVILRALLIKE, encoded by the exons ATGTTTAAGAGGATCACATTCATCTTGTTGGTTGGATTGCTGGCGTGGGCATATCAGGCCACCCGACCACCACCTCCGAACATCTGTGGTTCGCCTGGCGGTCCACCCGTCACATCGCCTAGAATAAGGCTAAGGGATGGAAGATTTTTGGCCTACAAGGAACATGGTGTTCCAAAACAAGTGGCCAAGTACAAGATTATCTTTGTTCATCCCTTCTTTAGTTCCCGACATGATCCAATCATTGCAACAGCCGTCTCTCCT GAAGTTATTGAAGATTTAGGTGTGTACATTGTGTCTTTCGACAGACCAGGGTACGGTGAAAGTGATCCGGATCCTAAGCGAACAACGAAGAGCTTGGCGTTAGATATGGAGGAGCTTGGTGATCAGCTGGAACTCGGATCCAAATTTtatatgattggatactcaatGGGAGGACAGGTCATCTGGAAGTGTCTTCAGTACATCCCTCATAG GCTAGCTGGAGCAGCACTGATCGCTCCGGTGATCAACTACTGGTGGCCAGGACTTCCTGCCAACCTGTCATCTTATGCCTATAAGAAGCAAGCTCCACAGGATCAATGGGCGCTTCGAGCTGCCCACTATATACCTTGGTTAACCTACTGGTGGAACACTCAGAAATTCTTTCCTAAACACAGGGTTATGTTGTCCCGCCAAGATTGGGAAGCCATTAAGAATGCAAAGGTTTCTGGAAGAGAAAAGCACAAG GAACATGCCACACAGCAAGGAGAAGCTGAGTCCATCTTTCGCGACATGGTAGTTGGATTTGGGAGCTGGGAATTTGATCCTATGGATCTGCAGAACCCCTTTGCCAGCAACGAAGGCTCGGTCCATCTATGGCAGGGTGACGAAGATAAgcttgtcccagttgagctgcAACGCTATATTGCCGAAAAGCTTCCATGGATTCACTACCATGAGGTACCAGGTGGTGGACATTTGTTGCCAGCTCCAGATGGTATGAGTGAAGTCATCTTAAGGGCACTTCTAATTAAAGAGTAG
- the LOC139197649 gene encoding uncharacterized protein: MLPSVTQVIAQTDVILYMLTRPIVKGRIGKWTMALSEFSLQYVPQKAVKGQALADFLAQHPSPYGFGGTDVEIGMVETRGNYCMMYFDGSSTSSSAGVGIVIQSPNHDRWYFSLKLDFKGTNNQAEYEALIIGLGILHDLRATRALILSDSELVINQLNGSFQCISCTLASYHMAASYLAESFDGITFEHISRIHNTNADKLAQIASDA, encoded by the coding sequence atgctcccatcggtcacccaagtcattgcccaaacCGACGTCATCCTCTACATGCTCACCCGACCAATCGTCAAAGGTCGAATTGGGAAGTGGAcaatggcgttgtccgagtttagcttgcaatacgtgccccagaaagctgtcaaaggccagGCACTGGCGGATTTCCTCGCTCAACACCCTTCCCCCTATGGTTTTGGGGGCACCgacgtcgaaatcggcatggttgaaACACGCGGTAATTACTGCATGATGTACTTTGACGGCTCAAGTACTTCATCATCGGCTGGCGTCGGAATTGTCATTCAATCCCCAAAccacgatcgttggtatttttcgctcaagTTGGATTTTAAAGGCACAAATAATCAGgctgaatatgaagcccttaTTATCGGCCTTGGCATCCTTCATGACTTGCGGGCAACCCGTGCCCTCATCCTTAGCGACTCTGAACtcgtgattaaccaacttaatgggtcttttcAATGCATAAGTTGTACCCTGGCATCCTACCACATGgccgccagctatttggccgaatccTTCGACGGTATTACATTTGAACATATTTCTCGAATTCATAATACCAACGCAGACAAattggctcaaatcgcctccgATGCATAA